In Nitrosospira briensis C-128, a genomic segment contains:
- a CDS encoding REP-associated tyrosine transposase, translating to MARLPRFILPGQPQHIILRGNNRTEIFCVEADYRFYLDKLRLACEKHGCDIHAYVLMTNHVHLLITPYKEQSLSKALQMLGRYYVQFFNHCYRRTGTLWEGRYKATLIDTEAYLLTCMRYIELNPVRAGMVAHPSEYRWSSYGYNALGWVNDLVTPHSEYLRLGRIDEERQSAYRRLFEYPISEESINTIREATNKAWVLGNDRFKQSIQEKLKRQVEPAVKGGDRKSEQFKINRV from the coding sequence ATGGCGCGCTTACCGAGATTTATCCTTCCCGGCCAACCGCAGCACATAATTTTACGTGGCAATAATCGGACAGAGATTTTCTGTGTGGAGGCCGATTATCGATTCTATCTTGATAAATTGCGGTTAGCCTGTGAAAAGCACGGTTGTGACATTCACGCCTATGTGCTGATGACCAACCACGTGCATTTACTTATCACCCCTTACAAAGAGCAGAGCTTAAGCAAAGCCTTGCAAATGCTGGGGCGTTATTATGTGCAGTTTTTCAATCATTGCTACAGGCGCACCGGTACGTTATGGGAAGGCCGCTACAAAGCTACTCTGATTGATACCGAGGCGTATTTGCTGACCTGTATGCGTTATATAGAACTGAACCCTGTACGTGCCGGTATGGTAGCCCATCCATCCGAATACCGCTGGTCAAGCTATGGCTATAATGCCTTGGGCTGGGTCAATGATTTGGTAACCCCACATTCCGAATACCTACGTTTGGGAAGAATTGACGAGGAACGCCAAAGCGCGTACCGGCGGTTATTCGAGTATCCGATTTCTGAAGAGAGCATTAATACAATCAGAGAGGCCACAAACAAGGCTTGGGTATTGGGAAACGACCGGTTCAAGCAAAGTATTCAAGAGAAATTGAAGAGGCAGGTGGAGCCTGCGGTCAAGGGCGGAGATAGGAAATCAGAACAATTCAAGATCAATCGAGTCTGA
- a CDS encoding CVNH domain-containing protein produces the protein MKHKTLLISALLCAASTGTAMAASSTFQNTCSNITFTYSGNDAAVQATCLTAAGTPNNTKLVIMGISNQNGQLTSGSGASTFQQSCGNIQISATASGAMLSAICRTAAGGANATTIPLSGINNNNGNLSY, from the coding sequence ATGAAACATAAAACTTTATTGATTTCCGCTTTACTTTGTGCAGCTAGCACAGGCACTGCCATGGCAGCCAGCAGCACTTTCCAAAATACCTGTTCCAATATCACCTTTACTTATTCTGGCAATGATGCGGCAGTTCAGGCTACCTGCCTTACTGCGGCTGGCACCCCCAATAACACCAAATTGGTAATTATGGGTATTTCCAATCAAAATGGACAGCTCACCAGCGGCTCTGGCGCTAGCACATTCCAACAAAGTTGTGGCAATATCCAAATCAGCGCGACCGCTTCCGGTGCTATGTTGTCTGCTATTTGCCGCACTGCAGCAGGAGGCGCAAATGCTACTACAATTCCGCTAAGCGGCATCAACAACAACAACGGGAATCTCTCTTACTAA
- a CDS encoding CsbD family protein, with the protein MNWDQVEGNWKQFKGKVKEQWGKLTDDHLDRIAGRRDQLAGRIQESYGISKEEAEKQISEWEKSQKDRTC; encoded by the coding sequence ATGAACTGGGATCAAGTAGAGGGAAATTGGAAGCAATTCAAAGGCAAGGTCAAGGAGCAATGGGGCAAGCTTACCGATGACCATCTGGACAGGATTGCAGGACGGCGGGATCAGCTTGCGGGCAGGATCCAGGAATCCTATGGGATCAGCAAGGAAGAAGCGGAGAAGCAAATTTCCGAATGGGAAAAAAGCCAGAAGGATCGTACCTGCTAA
- a CDS encoding REP-associated tyrosine transposase, with amino-acid sequence MARLPRFILPGQPQHVVLRGNNRTEIFCVEADYRFYIDKLRLACEKHGCDIHVYVLMTNHVHLLITPHKEQSLSKALQMLGRYYVQFFNHCYRRTGTLWEGRYKATLIDTEAYLLTCMRYIELNPIRAGMVAHPSEYPWSSYGCNALGQTDNLVNPHPETHSQPP; translated from the coding sequence ATGGCGCGCTTACCGAGATTTATCCTTCCCGGCCAACCGCAGCACGTAGTTTTACGTGGTAATAACCGGACTGAGATTTTCTGTGTAGAGGCGGATTATCGGTTCTATATAGATAAATTGCGATTAGCCTGTGAGAAGCATGGTTGTGACATTCACGTCTATGTGCTGATGACCAACCACGTGCACTTACTCATCACCCCCCATAAAGAGCAGAGTTTAAGCAAAGCCTTGCAAATGCTGGGCCGTTATTATGTCCAATTTTTCAATCATTGCTACCGGCGCACCGGTACGTTATGGGAAGGGCGCTACAAAGCTACCCTGATTGATACCGAGGCGTATTTATTGACTTGCATGCGCTACATAGAACTCAATCCAATACGCGCAGGCATGGTAGCGCACCCATCCGAGTATCCGTGGTCAAGTTATGGTTGCAATGCGCTTGGCCAGACCGATAACCTGGTGAATCCGCATCCTGAAACGCACAGTCAGCCCCCATAG
- a CDS encoding GIY-YIG nuclease family protein has product MSEDSLKQVAAAISGKRTSLTPEEAKELALRAVKFKKERGRLPSVSSQDAWEQRMAEGAAAFVRFKDEVVMTDLDDLRAELDEFAQPEKKKSLSAREERIIAGFEEIQRFVEQHGRAPQRGEERDIFERLYTVRLDRLRALEECREQLTPLDHQGLLSGGYASDAEPVETMDDDALLAELAGAAGSADITELRHVRTSAEKQAAEEIANRETYEDFEAFKPLFDQVRSDLSSGSRVTRPFGQYATIEVGHWFILDGQTAYVAEESEEFDSPQGKKDARLRVIFSNDAESNLLRLSLARALYKDEAARRIIDPDMGPLFSDSLEEGDLESGTIYVLRSLSDNPYVAEHRDVIHKIGVTDGKVETRIANAEHDSTYLLAKVEVVATYKLAGINRTRMESLFHRLFAPARLNITINDRFGYPAQPEE; this is encoded by the coding sequence ATGAGTGAGGACAGCCTGAAGCAAGTGGCCGCCGCTATCTCTGGTAAGCGCACCAGTCTGACTCCAGAAGAGGCCAAGGAGCTTGCTTTGAGGGCGGTTAAGTTCAAGAAAGAGCGAGGCCGCCTGCCGTCAGTCAGTTCGCAAGATGCCTGGGAACAACGTATGGCCGAGGGAGCTGCAGCGTTCGTGCGTTTCAAAGATGAGGTCGTTATGACTGATCTGGACGATTTGCGTGCCGAGCTGGACGAGTTCGCCCAGCCGGAAAAAAAGAAAAGCCTCTCTGCCCGTGAAGAACGGATCATTGCTGGTTTCGAGGAAATTCAGCGTTTTGTCGAGCAGCATGGCCGTGCTCCACAACGCGGTGAAGAAAGAGACATCTTCGAGCGGCTCTATACCGTGCGCCTGGATCGTCTGCGCGCCCTTGAGGAATGCCGGGAGCAGCTGACACCCCTTGATCATCAGGGCTTGCTCAGTGGTGGTTACGCCAGTGATGCGGAGCCGGTGGAAACGATGGACGATGACGCTCTGCTTGCCGAGTTGGCAGGGGCTGCTGGATCAGCTGACATCACTGAGCTGCGCCATGTGCGTACCAGCGCTGAGAAGCAGGCAGCAGAGGAAATCGCCAATCGGGAGACGTATGAGGATTTCGAGGCGTTCAAGCCGCTATTTGATCAGGTGCGCAGTGATCTGAGTTCAGGCTCGAGAGTGACTCGGCCTTTCGGGCAGTACGCAACGATTGAAGTGGGCCACTGGTTCATCCTGGATGGTCAAACGGCGTATGTGGCCGAAGAGAGTGAAGAGTTCGACTCGCCGCAAGGCAAGAAGGATGCTCGGCTACGCGTCATTTTTTCGAATGACGCGGAAAGCAACCTACTGCGGCTGTCCCTGGCTCGTGCTTTGTACAAAGACGAAGCAGCACGTCGAATTATTGATCCAGATATGGGGCCCTTGTTCAGCGATTCTCTAGAAGAGGGTGATTTGGAGAGTGGGACCATTTATGTGTTGCGCTCCCTATCCGACAACCCCTATGTGGCCGAGCATCGTGATGTCATCCACAAGATTGGTGTGACCGACGGCAAGGTAGAAACCCGCATCGCGAACGCCGAACACGATTCTACCTATCTACTGGCGAAGGTTGAGGTGGTGGCGACTTACAAGCTGGCCGGTATCAATCGCACCCGGATGGAGAGCCTATTTCACAGGCTGTTCGCGCCCGCGCGGTTGAACATCACCATCAACGACCGTTTCGGCTACCCCGCGCAGCCCGAAGAATGA
- the drt3b gene encoding antiviral reverse transcriptase Drt3b yields MSKRRVSLTHRKQRSVLTDILPFEVPPTFSNRGYYRFLVNNSIEIENGQLRWVCETTALDQTMRLLFGIKPKAEIATNVVNEWGKQKTRRSVPISKCQMATIPFNFRVAHNLDGRTLSVVHPRNQVAVASFYATHSALIIYHASVSEFSIRHPVSVSRYAYFKDKLHEERLDAVAGVEESDREYEQLGSYFVYRKYRNIHRFFESYKYHRSEKKYDAMVQIDVSKCFDSIYTHSLPWAVLGKDQTKFNLDESKDTFGGRFDALMQNLNHKETNGIVIGPEFSRIFAEIILQSVDADMITQLSEGANLTHKADYEIFRYVDDFFVFYNKESTQLKIFETLQQVLKSKKLSINTAKIKHYQKPIITEITIAKERISILLNDEIDPVCEEEPLADLSSPPKQNLACPVNANRLIIRYKAAIKEAGVTYGDLLNYTFAITENKIEKLFKAYVASDKSGRDRKRLSNALLAIMEFAFFVYSASPRVNHTIRLCRIITASVAFLQAQSLPYEHKHLLFKYVHDNVLQQLEKNTMSVHREVESLYLLISLSQIGREYWLPVSVLLRHFLIKEEEGTGSYVRPSGFMNHFSITVLLSYIKDKVRYEKLKGFVEAHLIAKLEYMKAHCPNDAETLILLLDLTVCPYISAATKDAIGQIFGLDAAALASVRSSNDQWFTTWGDKFDLGKELEAKRSREVY; encoded by the coding sequence ATGAGTAAGCGGCGCGTCTCACTTACTCACAGAAAGCAAAGATCTGTACTCACCGACATACTGCCGTTCGAAGTGCCCCCGACTTTCTCCAATCGGGGCTATTACCGCTTCTTGGTTAATAACAGCATTGAGATCGAAAATGGCCAGTTGCGCTGGGTTTGCGAAACGACCGCGCTCGATCAGACAATGCGGTTACTGTTTGGAATCAAGCCCAAGGCCGAAATCGCGACCAACGTTGTGAACGAGTGGGGCAAGCAGAAAACGCGCCGCAGCGTACCCATCAGTAAATGCCAGATGGCAACCATCCCTTTTAATTTCCGTGTCGCTCATAATCTTGATGGACGTACGCTTAGCGTTGTTCATCCGCGCAATCAAGTTGCCGTGGCAAGTTTCTACGCAACGCACAGCGCCTTGATCATATACCACGCGTCTGTTAGCGAGTTCTCGATCCGTCATCCTGTGTCGGTGTCGCGCTACGCTTATTTCAAGGACAAGCTCCATGAAGAACGCTTAGATGCCGTTGCAGGGGTCGAGGAAAGCGACCGAGAGTACGAACAGTTAGGCTCCTATTTCGTTTATCGGAAATACCGAAACATCCACCGTTTCTTTGAATCGTATAAATACCACCGCAGCGAGAAAAAATATGATGCGATGGTGCAGATCGATGTGAGCAAGTGCTTTGACAGCATCTACACTCACTCACTGCCTTGGGCCGTGTTGGGCAAGGATCAGACGAAATTCAATTTGGACGAGTCGAAGGATACTTTCGGGGGCCGCTTCGATGCCCTCATGCAAAACCTCAACCATAAAGAGACCAACGGCATAGTCATCGGCCCGGAGTTTTCCCGGATTTTCGCTGAGATCATCCTGCAGTCAGTTGATGCAGACATGATCACGCAATTATCGGAAGGGGCAAATCTGACCCACAAGGCCGATTATGAAATTTTCCGCTACGTGGATGACTTCTTTGTTTTCTACAACAAGGAGTCTACTCAGCTGAAGATATTCGAGACGCTTCAGCAGGTGCTTAAGTCTAAGAAGCTGAGCATCAACACGGCCAAAATAAAGCATTATCAAAAGCCGATCATCACAGAAATTACGATCGCTAAAGAGCGTATCTCGATCCTTCTGAATGACGAGATCGATCCAGTGTGTGAGGAGGAACCTCTGGCCGATCTTTCCAGCCCTCCAAAGCAAAATCTGGCCTGCCCTGTAAATGCGAACCGTCTGATTATTCGGTATAAGGCTGCCATCAAGGAGGCTGGCGTCACCTATGGTGATCTCCTGAACTACACCTTCGCCATAACCGAGAATAAAATCGAGAAGCTCTTCAAAGCCTATGTGGCGAGCGACAAGTCAGGTCGCGATCGTAAGCGCCTCTCCAATGCCTTGCTCGCGATTATGGAGTTCGCGTTTTTCGTCTATTCTGCGAGCCCGAGGGTCAATCACACGATCCGCCTCTGCCGGATAATCACGGCCTCCGTAGCTTTCCTGCAGGCGCAAAGTTTGCCATACGAGCATAAACACTTGCTGTTTAAGTACGTTCACGACAACGTGTTACAGCAGCTCGAAAAAAACACGATGAGCGTCCATCGTGAGGTCGAGAGCCTCTACCTACTTATTTCCTTATCGCAGATCGGCCGGGAATATTGGCTGCCGGTTTCCGTTCTTCTCCGACACTTCCTGATCAAGGAGGAAGAAGGCACAGGGAGCTATGTTCGCCCGTCGGGTTTTATGAACCACTTTTCGATAACGGTCCTGCTGTCCTATATCAAAGACAAGGTTCGTTATGAAAAGCTGAAGGGCTTCGTAGAGGCGCACCTCATCGCCAAACTCGAATATATGAAGGCCCATTGTCCGAATGACGCCGAAACACTGATCCTGCTGCTTGATCTCACAGTCTGTCCTTATATCAGTGCCGCCACCAAAGACGCCATCGGACAGATTTTTGGTCTGGATGCAGCAGCGCTTGCGTCGGTTCGATCATCCAACGATCAGTGGTTTACCACCTGGGGTGATAAATTCGATCTCGGGAAGGAACTGGAGGCGAAGCGCAGTCGTGAGGTATACTGA
- a CDS encoding transposase, whose amino-acid sequence MADSCEKHGCDIHAYVLMTNHVHLLITPHEEQSLSKALQDGFARFR is encoded by the coding sequence ATTGCGGATAGCTGTGAAAAGCATGGTTGTGACATTCACGCCTATGTGCTGATGACCAACCACGTGCATTTACTCATCACCCCCCACGAAGAGCAGAGTTTAAGCAAAGCCTTGCAAGATGGTTTTGCTAGGTTCCGTT
- a CDS encoding sulfate ABC transporter substrate-binding protein, whose amino-acid sequence MYSYRYRFIFAVFAILLSLGVAIAALHDFSGINSTDPTQKMYEDFNKAFLNHWRARTGVEVTVKQARSKSGVPIRAVVDGLDVVSLALSYDPVALQKSSKFMLPHWVKPLPQNTPFTSTIVFIVRKGNPKGLRDWNDLTRSEVEVVTSDPKNSSSARWNYLAAWGYAFRQSGGSNTAALEFVKKLFANVKVMDSGTRGSVNTFVERGVGDVLLAWENEAHLLAKEGNGDKFEIVTPSLSILAEPTVSVISDVADQAGAHEIAKAYIDYLYSTKAQDIAGKHYYRPRDEKVIAKYAMQFPQIELFTIDEVFGGWKEAQNVHFSNGGVFDQMQGSRADPATGEAG is encoded by the coding sequence ATGTATTCATATCGCTATCGTTTTATTTTTGCCGTTTTCGCAATCCTGCTCAGTTTGGGCGTGGCAATCGCTGCGCTGCATGATTTCTCAGGGATTAACTCTACTGACCCTACACAAAAAATGTACGAGGATTTCAACAAGGCTTTCCTCAACCACTGGAGAGCACGAACGGGTGTCGAGGTTACGGTTAAACAAGCCCGGAGCAAATCGGGAGTACCTATACGCGCGGTCGTGGACGGGCTTGATGTTGTATCACTTGCATTGTCCTATGATCCGGTGGCGCTGCAAAAAAGCAGCAAATTCATGTTGCCTCATTGGGTGAAACCCTTACCGCAAAATACACCCTTTACTTCGACTATCGTATTCATTGTACGCAAGGGTAATCCGAAGGGATTGAGAGATTGGAACGACCTCACGCGATCGGAGGTCGAGGTGGTAACATCCGATCCAAAAAATTCCAGCAGCGCTCGCTGGAATTATCTGGCAGCGTGGGGCTACGCGTTCAGGCAGTCAGGCGGAAGCAATACGGCAGCGCTCGAGTTTGTCAAGAAGTTATTTGCTAACGTCAAGGTGATGGATTCGGGAACGCGAGGTTCAGTCAATACTTTCGTCGAGCGCGGCGTTGGTGATGTGCTGCTGGCCTGGGAAAACGAAGCTCATCTGCTTGCCAAAGAAGGAAATGGAGATAAATTTGAGATCGTTACGCCATCTCTCTCCATTCTGGCTGAACCTACGGTCAGCGTGATCAGTGATGTGGCCGATCAGGCCGGGGCGCACGAGATAGCCAAGGCTTACATCGATTACCTCTATTCAACGAAAGCTCAAGATATCGCAGGAAAACACTACTATCGTCCACGTGATGAGAAGGTGATCGCCAAGTATGCAATGCAATTCCCGCAGATAGAACTTTTCACTATCGACGAAGTCTTTGGCGGTTGGAAGGAAGCCCAGAATGTCCATTTCTCCAATGGCGGAGTATTCGATCAGATGCAAGGATCCAGGGCTGATCCTGCCACCGGTGAGGCTGGATAA
- a CDS encoding hybrid sensor histidine kinase/response regulator encodes MNIRNFTSFSNIALVLLLTGIGALVFHSLSIREELNKSERHQFQALLLAHELLQSSDDLTTMARTYVITGDPAFKRYFMEIWDIRNGIRPRPLSYSSTYWHLVAAHRAPAVEQGEAVPLLEMFHKVGFNNEEYALLEEALEHSEKLVILEKQAFAALEGLYDDGKGNFTKRRKPDREFAIQLLYSERFIAGKAAVAQPIQQFIDLFSGRMQTQTNLGFARLERQIMFEMTLIFIALLATTGIVFYTRLGILQPLAELGRQVAGVTRGIRPSRYGKATSNEVAKLAEALALADAEKQRLLENERVARSEAERASQLKDEFLATLSHELRTPLNAILGWSQLILSGNMKNDDIHRGLETIERNARAQNKLIEDLLEMSSIISGKVRLDMQQLDVVSLIEAAVESVKPTAQAKGVALQKKIAPRISPIIGDPNRLQQIFWNLLSNSLKFTPKGGKIEVVVEQSSSFLEIRINDSGLGIAPEFMPYVFDRFRQGDASLTRQYGGLGLGLAIVKQLVELHGGAVRAESAGAAQGSSFVVHLPLSAADNVKNEPAPTLREYIDEKNPPLAGLKVLVIDDEFDACELIKRMLTQCKADVISAASATEGLELLKIDRPDVIISDISMPGKNGYQFIAEVRDLPEKEGGKTPAIALTAFARADDRARAMSAGYDNHLPKPVDPVELITAINNLARRIPIDE; translated from the coding sequence GTGAATATCCGAAACTTTACCAGTTTTTCCAACATAGCCCTTGTGCTGCTGCTGACGGGTATTGGCGCGCTCGTATTCCATTCGCTGAGCATCCGCGAAGAACTCAACAAGAGCGAGCGTCACCAGTTTCAGGCGCTTCTGCTGGCCCATGAGCTTCTTCAGAGTTCTGACGACCTTACCACCATGGCGCGTACTTACGTGATTACCGGGGACCCGGCTTTCAAGCGCTACTTCATGGAGATATGGGATATCCGCAACGGAATACGCCCGCGCCCGCTTAGTTATTCAAGCACCTATTGGCATCTTGTGGCGGCGCATCGGGCTCCCGCAGTCGAACAAGGCGAGGCCGTTCCCTTGCTGGAAATGTTTCACAAGGTAGGCTTCAATAATGAGGAATATGCCTTGCTGGAAGAAGCGCTGGAGCATTCCGAAAAGCTGGTTATTCTGGAAAAGCAGGCATTCGCCGCCCTTGAGGGCTTATATGATGACGGCAAGGGTAATTTCACGAAACGCCGTAAGCCAGATAGGGAATTTGCCATTCAGTTGCTGTACAGCGAACGTTTTATTGCCGGAAAAGCAGCGGTTGCGCAGCCGATTCAGCAGTTCATAGATTTATTCAGCGGACGCATGCAAACCCAAACGAACCTCGGATTTGCCAGGCTCGAGCGCCAGATCATGTTTGAAATGACGCTCATCTTCATCGCTCTGCTTGCCACGACGGGAATCGTTTTTTACACCCGGCTCGGCATATTGCAGCCTCTGGCGGAACTCGGCCGCCAGGTAGCCGGTGTCACCCGCGGTATTCGCCCCAGCCGTTACGGAAAAGCGACAAGTAATGAAGTTGCAAAACTCGCCGAAGCATTAGCCTTGGCTGATGCAGAAAAACAACGGCTTCTTGAGAATGAACGCGTTGCCAGAAGTGAAGCCGAGCGGGCCAGCCAGCTCAAGGACGAGTTTCTGGCAACCCTTTCCCATGAATTGCGAACTCCGCTCAACGCGATTCTGGGCTGGTCGCAACTTATCCTGAGCGGGAACATGAAGAACGATGATATCCATCGAGGCCTTGAAACCATTGAACGAAATGCTCGCGCCCAGAATAAGCTTATAGAAGACCTTCTCGAAATGAGCAGCATAATTTCAGGAAAAGTAAGGCTCGATATGCAGCAACTGGATGTTGTCAGTCTGATTGAGGCAGCGGTTGAGTCGGTCAAGCCAACAGCGCAAGCAAAAGGAGTGGCTTTGCAAAAAAAAATAGCGCCGCGCATCAGCCCGATCATAGGGGATCCCAACCGTCTCCAGCAGATCTTTTGGAATTTGCTCTCCAACTCGCTGAAATTCACGCCAAAAGGAGGAAAGATAGAGGTTGTCGTTGAGCAGTCGAGTTCCTTTCTTGAGATCAGGATCAACGACTCGGGTCTAGGCATTGCCCCGGAGTTCATGCCTTATGTTTTCGACCGCTTCAGGCAGGGTGACGCTTCGCTTACTCGACAATATGGCGGCCTTGGCTTGGGCTTGGCCATTGTCAAACAATTAGTGGAACTTCACGGCGGTGCAGTCCGTGCAGAAAGCGCAGGCGCTGCGCAAGGGTCGTCGTTTGTCGTGCATTTGCCGCTCTCTGCTGCTGACAATGTGAAAAACGAACCGGCACCCACGCTACGAGAGTACATCGATGAAAAAAATCCACCACTAGCGGGACTGAAAGTGCTGGTGATCGATGACGAATTCGATGCGTGCGAACTCATCAAGCGAATGTTGACTCAATGCAAAGCCGACGTAATCAGTGCCGCAAGTGCTACTGAAGGCCTGGAGCTTCTAAAGATCGACAGACCGGATGTGATTATCAGCGACATCAGCATGCCAGGCAAGAACGGGTATCAATTTATTGCCGAGGTAAGAGATCTTCCTGAAAAAGAGGGAGGCAAGACCCCCGCAATTGCGCTTACAGCATTCGCTCGGGCGGATGATAGAGCAAGGGCGATGAGCGCGGGCTATGACAATCATCTTCCCAAACCCGTCGACCCGGTTGAATTGATTACGGCCATTAACAATCTAGCCAGAAGAATACCGATTGACGAGTAA
- a CDS encoding BON domain-containing protein: MNIQNKLVVMTITLISALSIAGCGKTEDKGPKPATAPESAAAPAAKTTVGTEIDDTTITTKVKSALLADADVKSFDIKVETRKGEVQLSGFVDNQSQIDRAITVTKGVEGVKKVDNKMSLKTTDTTVGEKIDDGIITTKVKAELIAEPGLNSTDISTVTRDGVVQLSGFADNQAQIDRAAEIARGVEGVKSVVNELSIKK, translated from the coding sequence ATGAATATTCAAAATAAATTAGTAGTCATGACGATAACGCTCATCAGCGCGTTATCCATTGCTGGCTGCGGCAAAACCGAGGACAAAGGGCCCAAACCGGCGACAGCACCCGAGTCGGCGGCGGCACCTGCGGCTAAAACCACGGTGGGAACAGAAATTGACGACACTACCATAACGACAAAAGTCAAATCCGCGCTCCTCGCCGATGCAGATGTCAAGAGTTTCGATATCAAGGTTGAGACACGCAAGGGTGAGGTTCAGCTTAGCGGCTTTGTAGACAACCAGAGCCAGATCGACCGCGCAATAACCGTTACAAAGGGGGTTGAGGGTGTCAAGAAGGTAGACAATAAGATGAGCCTGAAGACGACCGACACAACCGTAGGCGAAAAAATAGATGATGGAATCATCACTACCAAGGTCAAAGCCGAGTTAATTGCTGAGCCTGGGCTTAACAGCACGGATATTTCTACGGTGACACGCGACGGCGTGGTTCAGCTTAGCGGTTTTGCAGACAATCAGGCTCAAATTGATCGGGCTGCCGAGATCGCGCGGGGAGTCGAGGGGGTGAAGAGCGTCGTCAATGAACTGAGCATCAAGAAATAA
- the drt3a gene encoding antiviral reverse transcriptase Drt3a, which translates to MLDQMFTAENFRRIYDAENRKGADLATRYLPTLEPFTLDVRNKVQEIRDLRKIEATLKTGDFEARLLALKAELTALKADKSSAVDALMDGISQKVLKPSFKIDLSKKIGPKGKAVFCIDEEPETFFVIKQIQRNIHRIYGVKQANRHDLVCQLRDMLGSKFPFELVRTDISSFYESIDRKRLLEKLERDQLLSPASKKYIKQVLDSYGLISGTSTGVPRGVGISAYLAELYLRPVDKAIRVIPGLVLYCRFVDDIVAVFARPPAGKSLGSFKELINVILSDNGFALNEDKTSEFDLADTNPKKFEYLGYRFHLKQGQFEISPSAAKVVKYRARMNAAFADYWREKPVNSRGAFRRLVGRIKFLTGNTRLSNSKSRAATGVYFNNSIVTDLSSFKLLDKRLKRRIAELKRTRLQKQLKNLKFTTGFEQRRYHNFSTRELQMIVGVWKHE; encoded by the coding sequence ATGCTTGACCAAATGTTCACTGCGGAGAACTTCCGTCGCATCTATGATGCTGAGAACCGCAAGGGTGCCGACTTGGCGACCCGCTATTTACCTACGCTTGAACCGTTCACACTCGATGTACGCAACAAAGTGCAGGAGATTCGTGATTTACGGAAAATCGAAGCCACACTGAAGACTGGCGATTTCGAGGCGCGGTTGCTTGCGTTGAAAGCTGAACTAACGGCCTTGAAGGCAGATAAATCATCAGCCGTCGATGCCTTGATGGATGGCATCAGCCAGAAGGTCCTTAAGCCGAGCTTCAAGATCGACCTTTCCAAAAAGATCGGACCGAAGGGAAAGGCTGTTTTCTGCATTGACGAGGAGCCTGAAACCTTCTTCGTCATTAAGCAGATCCAGCGTAACATTCATCGCATTTATGGCGTCAAACAGGCGAACCGTCACGACCTCGTCTGCCAGCTTCGCGATATGCTCGGCAGCAAATTTCCTTTCGAACTGGTTCGCACGGATATTTCGTCATTTTATGAGAGTATTGACCGTAAGCGTTTGCTAGAGAAGCTGGAGCGCGACCAGCTATTGAGCCCCGCGTCAAAAAAATACATCAAGCAAGTGCTGGACTCATATGGCTTGATTTCTGGCACCTCTACTGGCGTTCCCCGAGGTGTGGGCATCAGCGCGTATCTGGCCGAACTGTATCTGAGGCCGGTGGATAAGGCGATCCGGGTTATTCCTGGTCTGGTGCTATATTGCCGGTTTGTCGATGACATCGTGGCCGTGTTTGCACGCCCGCCCGCTGGAAAAAGCCTCGGTTCGTTCAAGGAACTGATCAACGTAATCCTCAGTGATAACGGATTTGCGCTCAATGAGGACAAAACTTCTGAATTCGATCTGGCTGACACCAATCCGAAGAAGTTCGAGTATCTGGGGTATCGCTTCCATCTCAAACAGGGGCAGTTTGAAATCAGCCCGAGCGCGGCAAAAGTGGTGAAATATCGGGCGCGGATGAATGCTGCGTTTGCAGACTATTGGCGTGAGAAGCCCGTCAATTCACGAGGTGCATTCAGGAGGCTCGTCGGACGCATTAAATTTCTGACAGGCAACACACGCCTTTCCAACAGTAAATCACGGGCTGCCACCGGCGTATACTTTAACAACTCGATCGTGACCGATCTATCGAGCTTTAAATTACTCGATAAGCGGCTCAAGAGGCGTATAGCCGAGCTCAAACGAACCCGTCTGCAAAAACAGTTAAAAAATCTTAAATTCACGACTGGTTTTGAGCAGCGACGGTATCATAATTTCAGTACGCGAGAGTTGCAGATGATCGTGGGAGTCTGGAAACATGAGTAA
- a CDS encoding lmo0937 family membrane protein, giving the protein MWLLGLVSSYTMGGFIHILLVIAIVVILLRIISGRKPL; this is encoded by the coding sequence TTGTGGCTGCTGGGATTGGTAAGCTCGTATACGATGGGCGGATTCATCCATATTCTCTTGGTGATCGCAATCGTAGTTATCCTCCTTAGGATTATTAGCGGGCGCAAGCCGCTTTGA